The Streptomyces sp. Alt3 genome has a segment encoding these proteins:
- a CDS encoding MCE family protein: MRIKPVGERNPVALGVIGLVVLALVGLAAYRADALPFIGGGTAYSADFTESAGLDAGDEVRIAGVKVGEVTGVSLDGAEVKVDFKVKDAWIGDSSTVGIAVKTLLGEKYLAVDPLGDAPQDPDSRITSSRTTSPYDVTQAFNGLGETIDEIDTAQLAQSFETISDTFKDSPPDVRSAAEGLSALSRTVSERDAQLATLLRGSKQLTKTLATKKSSFETLLEDGNLLLGEIQARRDSIHLLLTGTRDLGTQLTGLVADNDKQLKPTLDSLGRVTTVLVKNRKSLDKVLSMAGTYNRLVGNTLGNGRWFDNYVCGVVPKTYLPKDTPPANDCMPPKQGGR, from the coding sequence ATGAGGATCAAGCCCGTAGGGGAACGCAACCCCGTCGCCCTGGGCGTCATCGGCCTCGTCGTCCTGGCCCTCGTGGGCCTCGCCGCCTACCGGGCCGACGCCCTGCCGTTCATCGGAGGAGGGACCGCCTACAGTGCCGACTTCACCGAGTCCGCCGGACTCGACGCCGGCGACGAGGTCCGGATCGCAGGGGTGAAGGTCGGAGAGGTCACCGGTGTCTCGCTCGACGGCGCCGAGGTGAAGGTCGACTTCAAGGTGAAGGACGCCTGGATCGGTGACTCCTCCACCGTCGGCATCGCCGTCAAGACCCTCCTGGGCGAGAAGTACCTGGCGGTCGACCCCCTCGGCGACGCTCCGCAGGACCCGGACTCCCGCATCACGTCGAGCCGGACGACCTCCCCGTACGACGTCACCCAGGCGTTCAACGGACTCGGTGAGACCATCGACGAGATCGACACGGCCCAGCTCGCCCAGAGCTTCGAGACCATCTCGGACACCTTCAAGGACTCGCCGCCCGACGTGCGCAGCGCCGCGGAAGGCCTCTCCGCCCTGTCCCGGACGGTCTCCGAGCGCGACGCGCAGCTCGCCACCCTCCTCAGGGGCAGCAAGCAGCTCACGAAGACGCTCGCCACGAAGAAGAGCAGCTTCGAGACCCTGCTGGAGGACGGCAACCTGCTCCTCGGCGAGATCCAGGCCCGCCGCGACTCCATCCACCTGCTGCTCACCGGCACCCGCGACCTGGGCACCCAGCTCACCGGCCTCGTCGCCGACAACGACAAGCAGCTGAAGCCCACCCTCGACTCCCTGGGACGGGTCACCACCGTCCTGGTGAAGAACCGCAAGAGCCTCGACAAGGTGCTCTCCATGGCGGGCACCTACAACCGTCTCGTCGGCAACACCCTCGGCAACGGGCGGTGGTTCGACAACTACGTGTGCGGAGTCGTCCCGAAGACCTACCTGCCGAAGGACACACCTCCGGCGAACGACTGCATGCCGCCGAAGCAGGGGGGCCGCTGA
- a CDS encoding MCE family protein, which produces MTPALRRPGTRAVAGLGALVAAGVCFALVATTTGLPSFSGIDQMPLPGGADLGDHPYEITAEFGDVLSLAPQSSVKVNDVAVGRVTRISLTPGSWTAKVTMRVNGKIQMPANAYAHLEQSSLLGEKYVQLSPPADGTAKGTLSDGDRIPLVRTNRNPEVEEVFGALSMLLNGGGIAQLKTITTELNKALAGQEPQIRSMLSRVDTLVTDLDTHKEDITDALDGVNRLAATLATRKQDVGTVLTGLSPGLKVLEKQRGSLLTMLRSLDTLSTVAVDTVNRSKADMIADLKALAPTLTALADSGKDLPDSLQVLLTYPFTDEVLRGVKGDYLNVYLDVTAVPGTQIIPALTEPEAGTTQRSGSSLPLPLPSVTASGTEGTS; this is translated from the coding sequence ATGACCCCCGCCCTGCGCAGACCCGGCACCCGCGCGGTCGCGGGCCTCGGAGCCCTGGTGGCCGCCGGCGTCTGCTTCGCGCTCGTCGCCACGACCACCGGCCTGCCGTCGTTCTCGGGCATCGACCAGATGCCGCTGCCCGGAGGGGCGGACCTCGGCGACCACCCGTACGAGATCACCGCCGAGTTCGGGGACGTCCTCAGCCTCGCCCCGCAGTCCTCCGTCAAGGTCAACGACGTTGCCGTGGGGCGGGTCACCAGGATCTCCCTGACCCCGGGCAGCTGGACCGCCAAGGTGACCATGCGCGTCAACGGGAAGATACAGATGCCCGCGAACGCCTACGCCCACCTCGAACAGTCCAGCCTCCTCGGCGAGAAGTACGTCCAGCTCTCACCGCCCGCCGACGGAACGGCGAAGGGCACGCTGTCCGACGGCGACCGCATCCCGCTCGTCCGGACCAACCGCAACCCCGAGGTCGAAGAGGTCTTCGGCGCCCTCTCCATGCTCCTCAACGGCGGCGGCATCGCCCAGCTGAAGACCATCACCACCGAGCTGAACAAGGCACTCGCCGGACAGGAACCCCAGATCCGCTCGATGCTGAGCCGCGTCGACACCCTGGTCACCGACCTGGACACCCACAAGGAGGACATCACCGACGCGCTCGACGGCGTCAACCGGCTCGCCGCCACACTCGCCACCCGCAAACAGGACGTGGGAACCGTGCTCACCGGCCTCAGCCCGGGCCTGAAGGTACTGGAGAAGCAGCGCGGATCGCTGCTCACCATGCTGCGCTCGCTGGACACGCTCTCCACCGTCGCCGTCGACACGGTCAACAGGAGCAAGGCGGACATGATCGCCGACCTCAAGGCCCTCGCCCCCACCCTCACGGCCCTCGCCGACTCCGGGAAGGACCTCCCCGACTCCCTTCAGGTGCTGCTCACCTACCCGTTCACGGACGAGGTGCTGCGCGGGGTGAAGGGCGACTACCTCAACGTCTACCTGGACGTGACCGCCGTGCCCGGCACGCAGATCATCCCCGCCCTCACCGAGCCGGAGGCCGGCACCACGCAGAGGTCCGGCTCGTCGCTGCCCCTGCCGCTCCCCTCGGTCACCGCATCCGGCACGGAGGGCACCTCCTGA
- a CDS encoding MCE family protein, giving the protein MITLATRLKNIAFLVIAVLVLGYLGARYADLGHYVGLRGYYTVKIQLPQTGGLFTHSNVTYRGVSVGRVGPIELTDEGVEAELRIENDAPRIPDSLEAVVASLSAVGEQYVDLRPTRKDGPFLENGSVIDQADTTVPPPVTDVLTSVNDLTASVDTEDLRTVVEEFGAAFEGRGDDLQVLLDTGSEFVDAADQALPTTTRLMADGETVLRTQAEQGEALKGFASGAEELAAELKGSDADLRRLIAAAPGATAQISGLLRDLEPGFGVVVANLLTTSEVAVTRQRGLEELLVKVPAVAAAGASIIDEDGGARFGMSVTFFEPLPCTSGYGATTYRPGKDLSEAPAANTGARCASSPGSGINVRGSGNAPDGGGVPTPAKPGSLIAGMEGSGLPGALGAATGAERPADGMAGLLGLGGGE; this is encoded by the coding sequence ATGATCACCCTCGCCACCCGGCTCAAGAACATCGCCTTCCTGGTCATCGCGGTCCTCGTCCTCGGATACCTGGGCGCCCGCTACGCCGACCTCGGCCACTACGTCGGACTGCGCGGCTACTACACCGTCAAGATCCAGCTGCCGCAGACCGGAGGCCTCTTCACCCACTCCAACGTCACCTACCGGGGTGTCTCCGTCGGCCGGGTCGGTCCGATCGAACTCACCGACGAGGGGGTCGAGGCGGAGCTGCGCATCGAGAACGACGCGCCGCGCATCCCCGACAGCCTGGAAGCCGTCGTCGCCAGCCTCTCCGCGGTCGGCGAGCAGTACGTCGACCTGCGGCCGACCCGCAAGGACGGCCCGTTCCTGGAGAACGGCTCGGTCATCGACCAGGCCGACACCACCGTCCCCCCACCCGTCACCGACGTCCTCACCAGCGTCAACGACCTGACCGCCTCCGTCGACACCGAAGACCTGCGCACCGTCGTCGAGGAGTTCGGCGCCGCGTTCGAGGGACGCGGGGACGACCTCCAGGTACTGCTGGACACCGGCAGCGAGTTCGTCGACGCCGCCGACCAGGCCCTGCCGACCACCACCAGGCTGATGGCGGACGGCGAGACCGTCCTGCGCACCCAGGCCGAACAGGGCGAGGCGCTCAAGGGATTCGCCTCAGGGGCCGAGGAACTCGCCGCGGAACTGAAGGGTTCCGACGCCGACCTGCGCCGGCTGATCGCGGCGGCGCCCGGTGCCACCGCCCAGATCAGCGGACTCCTGCGCGACCTCGAACCCGGTTTCGGAGTCGTCGTCGCCAACCTCCTCACCACCTCGGAGGTCGCCGTCACCCGGCAACGGGGCCTGGAGGAACTGCTGGTGAAGGTACCCGCGGTCGCCGCGGCCGGGGCGAGCATCATCGACGAGGACGGAGGCGCCCGGTTCGGGATGTCCGTCACCTTCTTCGAGCCACTGCCCTGTACCTCCGGCTACGGCGCCACCACCTACCGCCCCGGCAAGGACCTCTCCGAGGCACCGGCGGCGAACACCGGGGCCCGCTGCGCCTCCTCGCCCGGCAGCGGCATCAACGTACGCGGCAGCGGCAACGCCCCTGACGGCGGCGGTGTGCCGACGCCCGCGAAGCCCGGCTCGCTGATCGCCGGCATGGAGGGATCCGGACTCCCCGGAGCCCTCGGTGCCGCCACGGGCGCCGAACGCCCGGCCGACGGCATGGCGGGGCTGCTCGGCCTGGGAGGTGGCGAGTGA
- a CDS encoding MCE family protein yields the protein MRRIRIRIIGIGAGLAVVAVAVGSGVSAMDQDGTTVTAYFDRATGVYPGSDLRILGVKVGTVESVAPRGEEVRVTLRLDKGVDVPADAHAVVVAPSLVADRYVQLAPAYTGGARLEGGAVLPAANNATPIEVDQLYESITEISTALGPDGANADGALAGLLETGSENLKGNGEAIGDSIEQFGKATKTLDKSSGNLFDTLSYLQTFTTMLKEKDGDVRAAEQQLNTVTGFLADDKENLSAALKELGTALGQVKTFIQKNRGALKKNVDLLVPLTQTLVDRRASLAESLDTLPLAAGNVLNAYDPANRTLNGRTNLNELSMGGPLTEPAAATAGLQGLAPVDTTRQKALPVLPLPAVGTVYGTPEDTGTTKGTGTGEKKEADR from the coding sequence ATGAGACGCATCCGCATCCGCATCATCGGCATCGGCGCCGGACTCGCGGTCGTGGCCGTGGCCGTCGGTTCGGGCGTGAGCGCCATGGACCAGGACGGCACCACCGTCACCGCCTACTTCGACCGGGCAACCGGTGTCTACCCCGGGTCCGACCTGCGGATCCTCGGGGTGAAGGTGGGCACCGTCGAATCGGTGGCACCACGCGGCGAGGAGGTCCGCGTCACCCTGCGGCTCGACAAGGGCGTCGACGTCCCCGCGGACGCGCACGCCGTCGTCGTCGCACCCAGCCTCGTGGCCGACCGGTACGTCCAGCTCGCACCCGCCTACACCGGGGGAGCACGGCTGGAGGGCGGAGCCGTCCTCCCCGCGGCGAACAACGCCACGCCCATCGAGGTGGACCAGCTCTACGAGTCGATCACGGAGATCTCCACGGCACTCGGCCCCGACGGTGCCAACGCCGACGGTGCCCTCGCCGGACTCCTGGAGACCGGTTCCGAGAACCTCAAGGGCAACGGCGAGGCCATCGGGGACTCCATCGAGCAGTTCGGCAAGGCGACGAAGACCCTCGACAAGTCCAGCGGCAACCTCTTCGACACGCTGTCCTACCTGCAGACCTTCACCACCATGCTCAAGGAGAAGGACGGCGACGTGCGGGCCGCGGAGCAACAGCTCAACACCGTCACCGGTTTCCTCGCCGACGACAAGGAGAACCTCAGCGCGGCCCTGAAGGAGCTGGGCACCGCACTCGGACAGGTGAAGACCTTCATCCAGAAGAACCGGGGCGCTCTCAAGAAGAACGTGGACCTCCTGGTGCCGCTCACCCAGACCCTCGTCGACCGGCGTGCCTCACTCGCCGAGTCGCTCGACACACTGCCGCTCGCGGCGGGCAACGTGCTCAACGCCTACGACCCGGCGAACCGCACCCTCAACGGGCGCACGAACCTCAACGAGCTGTCCATGGGCGGCCCGCTCACCGAACCCGCGGCCGCGACCGCCGGCCTCCAGGGACTCGCCCCGGTGGACACCACCCGGCAGAAGGCACTGCCCGTCCTGCCGCTGCCCGCCGTCGGCACCGTCTACGGCACCCCCGAGGACACCGGGACCACGAAGGGGACCGGTACGGGCGAGAAGAAGGAGGCGGACCGATGA
- a CDS encoding nuclear transport factor 2 family protein — protein sequence MARVRTTRNPLVVAAIVLAVAAAGAAGWGGWERYDVAHDDSAAYAEARDDALAAGEQAVQNMNTLDHAKVEKGLDSWEESTTGDLHEQLVDGRDAFVKQIEAAGTVSTAEILSGAVTELDDRAGKAGVMVALRVTVTAPEGKPAVKESRMLGQLTRTSEGWKLSALGQAPVGNTAG from the coding sequence ATGGCACGGGTACGGACGACGAGGAATCCGCTGGTGGTGGCGGCGATCGTGCTGGCGGTCGCGGCGGCCGGGGCGGCGGGCTGGGGCGGCTGGGAGCGTTACGACGTGGCGCACGACGACTCGGCGGCCTACGCCGAGGCCCGCGACGACGCGTTGGCCGCGGGGGAGCAGGCCGTGCAGAACATGAACACGCTCGACCACGCGAAGGTGGAGAAGGGGCTCGACAGCTGGGAGGAGTCGACCACCGGCGACCTCCACGAGCAACTGGTCGACGGAAGGGACGCGTTCGTCAAGCAGATCGAGGCGGCCGGGACCGTCAGCACCGCCGAGATCCTGTCGGGCGCGGTGACGGAGCTCGACGACCGGGCCGGCAAGGCGGGGGTGATGGTGGCGCTCAGGGTCACCGTGACGGCCCCGGAGGGCAAGCCCGCGGTCAAGGAGAGCCGGATGCTGGGGCAGCTCACCCGCACCTCCGAGGGGTGGAAGCTCAGCGCCCTCGGCCAGGCCCCGGTCGGCAACACCGCCGGCTGA